Genomic DNA from Flavobacterium sp. N502540:
CTCCCAATGGAGCGTTAATTGTTTTTAAGGACAAACGAGCAGGTATTACATCAACTCATCAACTATATGGAGAATCTATTTTCTAACATTTGACTGCGCTGACTTTTTAGGAGGATCAGCGAAGAATTCTGAAATCGACTTAAAGAGTCCTTTCCCCTCTTTTCCTGCTGCTGCGTTCTTAGCCTCCGTTTTCTTGACCTGAGTCTTAAACTGAATACGAATCTTTTCAAACTCTTTCATTCTGTGCTCCACATCAGAGCTTACCTCTTTAAATTTCAACACTTTAGCCATTTTACAAGATTTTAATGTTAAATAAATAAAATTATTCACGATTTGGTATTACAATGATACATAATTTAATTTATATTTGTTAATAAAAATTAACACTTGTTTAGATTAAAAGATCATATTTACCCTTTATACGGTATTAAAACGAAAAGAATTTAACAACTTTCTTAAATCCTACAAATATGAATGAAATCACAACTACTCTAAACGATTTTCTGCTTCATACCAAATCTTCCGCAGCATTAATTATCAATGGAAAAGGAAAACTAATCACATCACTTCACTTAGACTATGCAGACAGTATTGCCGCAATGAGCTCTGCCATAGTATCGATGAGCGACAAATTATTATTAGATCTTGAAAAAGGCTCATTAAAACAACTCTTTTTAAAAACCTCAGAAGGAGTTATTATCGGAAACAAAATAAGCGGCACAAATTTCATTATTACATTTTCAAAAGACGGAAGCAATCTGGGTTTATTATTACGATCGACCGAGGAAACTGCTGCTGAGTTAAGCAAAAATTCACTGTTAAAATAACATATTTCTATTAACACCAAACCCCGAAAACTATGAGTAATGACTTTTTAAACGTTTTTTTGAATGAAATGAAAACTAACGTAAACGGCTTTATTGCAGTAGCTGTAACAGAAATCGAATCAGGATTAAGCTTTGGAAACCTGACAACAGATCCGGCATTTGATCCTGAACTTGCAGCAGCTTACAACCTCGAAGTGGTAAAAGCAAAATTAAGTGCTGTAAAAGCTTTAAATTTAAACCAGGAGATCGAAGACATTTTGATTACACTTTCGAATCAAATTCACATCATCGACATTTCTCCCAACAAAAAATTCATGATCTATCTTGCTGCTGATTCTACTAAAGCAAATTTAGGAATGACAAGAGCTGTTTTAAGAAAACACAAATTAGAACTGGAAAAAAATCTGGCTTAATCACAAGCCTTCTTTTTTAATTAGAACTGCCTTCCAAACTTGGCAGTTCTAATTATTTTTACTCCTTTTGAGGCTTCAAATTATCGCTTCAAAAATTCCTACAAAAGCAAACTGTATTTTTTTTACAACATTTAAATAATTTGTAATACAATTCCTTTTTTACGATCCTGTCACTCCTTAAACAAAACGATTTAAACATTAAACAAAAAAAAACGCCCCTGGTAAGGAGCGTCTATTTTATGGAGTATTAAAATTGAAAATTATCTCTGCAAGTTTTTAGCTTCGATACTCATTGTAGCATGAGGAACG
This window encodes:
- a CDS encoding roadblock/LC7 domain-containing protein, with translation MNEITTTLNDFLLHTKSSAALIINGKGKLITSLHLDYADSIAAMSSAIVSMSDKLLLDLEKGSLKQLFLKTSEGVIIGNKISGTNFIITFSKDGSNLGLLLRSTEETAAELSKNSLLK